From Lolium perenne isolate Kyuss_39 chromosome 5, Kyuss_2.0, whole genome shotgun sequence, a single genomic window includes:
- the LOC127302106 gene encoding uncharacterized protein, protein MGRPRGGKANKSMEAAKNEDAGSGAEEVIPAYKRRGRPLKLRKDDIDDEEEDMDKVEDDGDGAKKVAVSKDSKGVAENGAKKRRRPTKRAPDSAAEEKVGEPARPLNGFRQNGSRRKNTPRRAAEAGVQTK, encoded by the coding sequence ATGGGCAGGCCTAGAGGTGGGAAGGCCAATAAATCGATGGAAGCCGCGAAGAACGAAGACGCTGGAAGCGGCGCCGAGGAGGTGATCCCGGCCTACAAGAGAAGGGGGCGGCCACTGAAGCTTCGGAAGGATGACATCGATGATGAGGAAGAGGACATGGACAAGGTTGAAGACGATGGCGACGGTGCGAAGAAGGTTGCCGTGAGCAAGGACTCGAAGGGCGTAGCCGAGAACGGGGCAAAGAAGAGGCGGCGCCCGACGAAGCGCGCGCCGGACTCGGCTGCGGAGGAGAAGGTCGGCGAGCCGGCGAGACCACTGAACGGATTCCGGCAGAATGGAAGCCGGCGGAAGAACACTCCGCGGAGAGCTGCCGAGGCAGGGGTGCAGACCAAGTGA